Within the Musa acuminata AAA Group cultivar baxijiao chromosome BXJ2-9, Cavendish_Baxijiao_AAA, whole genome shotgun sequence genome, the region CTCGGGCACACCAAAGGGCTCACCTCATTCGAGTTCTTCAAGCCTTCAAATCCATTGAAGAAATCCAATCCTTCAAGCTTGACCAAATCGAACTGGAACAGTTCGTCGAGATCAGTTGAAACGCCCGGCAGCGAGGAGGACGCCAAGGAAGCAGAGTCCTCACGGAGAGGCTGCGGGAGCGGCGATGAAGGAGCAACAAGAGGACTCTGGTAGCTCACTCCATCGCTAGAAGACCTCTCTCCAACCTCGCCGTGCAGCTCTCTGATGCTTGTCGAAGTCCAGAAATCATTCTGGCCCACACCATCGATGACGATGCCAAGGCCTCCGTAGTCGAATCTGTCCGATTCTTGCTTCGCGCTACCGATGCTTCGGCACTGCCGACGGTCGGTGCGCTGCTTGCCGAAAAGCTTCTTCTTCAGCTtcgtgttccagtagttcttgatatcGTTGTCGGTCCGTCCCGGCAAATGTGCAGCAATGATCGACCACCTGCGCT harbors:
- the LOC135621943 gene encoding transcription repressor MYB6-like; its protein translation is MGRAPCCDKANVKKGPWSPDEDALLRSYVEKHGTGGNWITLPQKIGLKRCGKSCRLRWLNYLRPDIKHGGFSEEEDNLICSLYISIGSRWSIIAAHLPGRTDNDIKNYWNTKLKKKLFGKQRTDRRQCRSIGSAKQESDRFDYGGLGIVIDGVGQNDFWTSTSIRELHGEVGERSSSDGVSYQSPLVAPSSPLPQPLREDSASLASSSLPGVSTDLDELFQFDLVKLEGLDFFNGFEGLKNSNEVSPLVCPSVVQAHNEVLQW